From the Borrelia puertoricensis genome, one window contains:
- a CDS encoding bifunctional 5,10-methylenetetrahydrofolate dehydrogenase/5,10-methenyltetrahydrofolate cyclohydrolase, with translation MSNVFDGKFFANQYYLLLKDFLIHHDLVNKVSLKVILANDNPTSKLYVAVKERVSREIGINFHVIKLAGNSGQDNILTLIETENINEYTDGIIVQLPLASEIDVNMVLDSIMSTKDVDGLSAINLGKLISGDRKGFIPCTAFAVLKVLFDKGIEISGKTVVVIGRSSLVGRPISILLSSKPYDATVITCHSKSTNLDIYVRQSDIIISAVGKPKLINASMIDGHPYIIDIGISRVEIDGNNVLIGDVDFESVKEKAKFITPVVGGIGPVTVLMLMFNTIKAHLIRHNKFSILEKLEKLVEV, from the coding sequence TTGAGCAATGTTTTTGATGGTAAATTTTTTGCAAATCAATATTATTTATTACTTAAAGATTTTTTAATTCATCATGATTTAGTGAATAAAGTTTCTTTAAAAGTGATTTTGGCAAATGATAACCCTACAAGTAAACTTTATGTTGCTGTTAAGGAAAGAGTATCTAGAGAAATTGGTATTAATTTTCATGTTATTAAGTTAGCTGGTAATTCGGGACAAGATAATATTTTGACATTGATCGAGACTGAAAATATAAATGAATATACTGATGGAATTATTGTTCAATTGCCCCTTGCTAGTGAAATAGATGTAAATATGGTTTTAGACAGTATAATGAGTACTAAGGATGTAGATGGACTTTCTGCTATTAACTTGGGCAAGTTAATTTCGGGTGATAGGAAAGGATTTATTCCTTGTACAGCTTTTGCTGTTTTAAAAGTTTTATTTGATAAGGGAATAGAAATTTCTGGTAAGACTGTTGTTGTGATTGGAAGAAGTTCTCTTGTTGGGAGACCTATTTCTATTTTGCTTTCTTCTAAGCCCTATGATGCTACTGTAATTACTTGTCATAGTAAAAGTACTAATTTAGATATTTATGTAAGACAATCAGATATTATTATTTCTGCTGTTGGAAAACCTAAATTAATAAATGCTAGTATGATTGATGGACATCCTTATATTATTGATATTGGTATTTCTAGAGTAGAGATTGATGGTAATAATGTTCTTATAGGAGATGTTGATTTTGAATCAGTTAAAGAAAAAGCTAAGTTTATTACTCCTGTAGTAGGTGGAATCGGCCCTGTTACGGTTCTTATGTTGATGTTTAATACAATTAAGGCCCATCTAATTAGGCATAATAAGTTTTCTATTTTAGAAAAGTTAGAAAAGTTGGTGGAGGTTTGA
- the queA gene encoding tRNA preQ1(34) S-adenosylmethionine ribosyltransferase-isomerase QueA: MDTKEFYFDLPCNLIAQYPSEKRGLSRLMVLDPGNQKIYHNDSINDIFKYINSNTFLVFNDSRVRKSRIYAKTEHGGSIEFLILDRLSGNKFTSLISKAKKQNIGKVYMFPQSLLAQIISKTGNEFIIKFNKCVNESYFEQHGLIPLPPYIKRNYDRKDEERYRTIYSKYIGSSASATAGLHFSEELFSKLDENNIEYDFITLHVGLGTFLPVRTKTIEEHRMHFESFSIKNSVALRLEEAKILGKKILAIGTTTLRALESAYDKQRGFVRGEQKTNLFVYPGKGYEFKFVDMLFTNFHTPESTLLMLVSSFGGKNFVFNAYREAVKMNYKFFSYGDATLFLNHM; encoded by the coding sequence ATGGATACTAAAGAATTTTATTTTGATCTACCATGTAATTTAATAGCACAGTATCCGAGTGAGAAAAGAGGCTTATCAAGATTAATGGTGCTGGATCCTGGCAATCAGAAGATTTATCATAATGATTCAATAAACGATATTTTTAAGTATATTAATAGCAATACTTTTTTGGTTTTTAATGATTCAAGGGTTAGGAAATCGAGAATATATGCCAAAACGGAGCATGGAGGTAGTATTGAGTTTTTAATTCTAGATAGATTGTCAGGGAATAAGTTTACGTCTTTAATTTCTAAGGCTAAAAAACAGAATATTGGCAAAGTCTATATGTTTCCTCAGAGTTTATTGGCTCAAATAATTTCAAAAACAGGTAATGAATTTATAATTAAATTTAATAAGTGTGTGAATGAGTCTTATTTTGAACAGCATGGACTTATTCCTTTACCACCTTATATTAAGAGAAACTATGATAGAAAGGATGAGGAGCGTTATCGAACGATTTATTCAAAATATATTGGTTCATCAGCATCAGCTACAGCAGGGTTACATTTTAGTGAGGAACTTTTTTCTAAATTGGATGAAAATAATATTGAATACGATTTTATTACACTTCATGTTGGGCTTGGTACTTTTCTTCCTGTAAGAACTAAGACAATAGAGGAACATAGAATGCATTTTGAAAGTTTTTCAATAAAAAATTCTGTAGCGCTTAGACTTGAGGAGGCAAAGATTTTAGGTAAGAAGATTTTGGCTATTGGAACTACTACTCTTAGAGCATTGGAATCTGCTTATGATAAGCAAAGAGGTTTTGTGAGAGGTGAACAAAAGACTAATCTTTTTGTTTACCCAGGTAAGGGATATGAATTTAAGTTTGTTGATATGCTTTTTACAAATTTTCATACACCAGAATCAACTCTTTTAATGTTAGTCTCTTCATTTGGTGGTAAAAATTTTGTATTTAATGCTTATAGGGAAGCTGTAAAAATGAATTATAAATTTTTCTCTTATGGTGATGCTACTTTATTTTTAAATCATATGTAG
- a CDS encoding RluA family pseudouridine synthase → MKKFQKEFIIRKDSQRLDIYLSEDLCLFTRSQIKKREVKAFRYHDGVFVAIKLSRPVFVDDKILIEFNEEINLREYLRPLNLSISILYEDINVIVVDKPQGILSHPGISSLENTVVNFLLYHISGLRDSFQEDKIRPGIVHRLDKETSGVMICAKNLKTLNFLSGQFKERFVKKVYIAVVKGNFKIDSGIIETFIDRDRHDRKRFSVHDNRGKRALTEYRVLASIGNYSLVALKPKTGRTHQLRVHMKHLNHPILGDSIYARLDKEFKEMSLMLHAFKLEINIEECSLKKFISAFPQRFIDFLSIFYDKETLSMLVNDFIVFLDKF, encoded by the coding sequence ATGAAAAAATTTCAAAAAGAGTTTATTATAAGGAAAGATTCTCAAAGACTGGATATTTATTTATCTGAAGATTTATGTCTTTTTACTAGAAGTCAAATTAAGAAAAGAGAGGTAAAAGCTTTTAGATATCATGATGGTGTTTTTGTTGCGATAAAATTATCAAGACCCGTTTTTGTGGATGATAAAATATTAATAGAGTTTAATGAAGAAATTAATTTAAGGGAATATTTAAGACCTTTGAATTTGTCTATTAGTATTCTTTATGAAGATATAAATGTCATTGTTGTGGATAAACCCCAAGGTATTTTAAGTCATCCTGGTATATCTAGCTTGGAGAATACTGTTGTAAATTTTCTTTTATATCATATCTCGGGTTTAAGAGATAGTTTTCAGGAGGATAAAATTAGACCCGGAATTGTACATAGGTTAGATAAAGAAACATCTGGTGTGATGATTTGTGCTAAAAATTTGAAAACTTTAAATTTCTTATCTGGACAGTTTAAGGAAAGATTTGTGAAGAAAGTTTATATTGCAGTTGTTAAAGGAAATTTTAAAATTGATTCTGGTATTATTGAGACTTTTATAGATAGAGATAGACATGATAGAAAAAGATTTAGCGTGCATGATAATAGGGGAAAGAGAGCATTAACTGAGTATAGAGTATTGGCTAGTATAGGCAATTATTCCTTGGTAGCTTTAAAGCCTAAAACAGGACGTACTCATCAATTAAGAGTTCATATGAAGCATTTAAATCATCCAATATTAGGAGATAGTATTTATGCTAGATTGGATAAAGAGTTTAAAGAAATGTCTTTGATGCTTCATGCTTTCAAACTTGAAATTAATATTGAAGAATGTTCTTTGAAAAAATTTATTTCAGCATTTCCACAAAGATTCATTGATTTTTTGTCGATATTTTATGATAAAGAGACGTTAAGTATGCTTGTTAATGATTTTATTGTGTTTTTAGATAAGTTTTAA
- the bamB gene encoding outer membrane protein assembly factor BamB, producing the protein MDKKSYKKFMIIMLIMLVLSCSSESIFSQLSKLQKINSNNNILDTSSPSGISLVNDTLYISAMHLFKKSNGNVERVNFSNSYEFVIDLVNISGKTYLLVQNKNGQLELYFLESNNWKLLFQKNLIPIKFLKSIGTSGITSAFILALGENGNQTILNINGNNETPNNTTNNDKFYQISNDQKFITGKFAKIWKLNGDGVINVKSTNEIMAIIETSIRGTKETLVFTGKDHDTSDHKFQIYSSTNNYQDPIFNRNGIGEFIAYFAREVDGIILIGSNNGFVELVRDKNTFDLQPPSQSVLPGSYNGSQLSKTRLNDIIPTSNKTIYILTQGKGLWKIENKKLIKE; encoded by the coding sequence ATGGATAAAAAAAGTTACAAAAAATTCATGATAATAATGTTAATAATGTTAGTTTTATCATGTTCAAGTGAATCTATATTTTCTCAGCTCAGCAAGTTACAAAAAATAAATAGTAATAATAACATTTTAGACACTTCAAGTCCAAGTGGCATCTCATTAGTCAATGATACCCTTTATATTTCAGCCATGCATTTATTTAAAAAATCAAATGGAAATGTTGAAAGAGTAAATTTTAGCAATTCTTATGAATTTGTAATTGACCTTGTAAATATATCAGGCAAAACATATTTACTAGTTCAAAATAAAAATGGGCAACTAGAACTCTACTTTCTTGAAAGCAATAATTGGAAACTTCTATTTCAAAAGAATCTAATCCCAATTAAATTCTTAAAATCCATAGGAACAAGTGGTATTACTTCTGCTTTCATCCTAGCATTAGGAGAAAATGGAAATCAAACTATTCTAAATATAAATGGAAATAATGAAACTCCCAACAACACAACTAACAATGATAAATTTTATCAAATTTCAAATGACCAGAAGTTCATTACAGGAAAATTTGCAAAAATCTGGAAACTAAACGGTGACGGAGTTATAAATGTTAAATCAACAAATGAAATAATGGCAATAATAGAAACAAGTATCCGTGGCACCAAAGAAACTTTGGTGTTTACTGGAAAAGATCATGATACATCAGATCACAAATTCCAAATATACTCAAGCACAAATAATTATCAAGATCCAATATTCAATCGAAATGGCATAGGAGAATTTATTGCATACTTTGCAAGAGAAGTTGATGGAATAATACTTATCGGCAGTAATAATGGATTTGTAGAACTTGTAAGGGATAAAAACACATTTGATCTGCAACCACCTTCACAATCTGTATTACCAGGTTCTTATAATGGTTCACAACTAAGTAAAACAAGACTTAATGATATTATACCCACATCAAATAAAACAATTTACATACTAACCCAAGGAAAAGGATTATGGAAAATTGAAAATAAAAAGCTAATTAAAGAATAA
- a CDS encoding YebC/PmpR family DNA-binding transcriptional regulator — MSGHSKWSTIKRKKGSLDAKRNKIFTKLIREISIAVKMGGGDIESNSRLRLAVNKARVANMPKDNIEKAIKKGIGDHTGAEYFELTYEAYAPYGVALIIKCLTDNKNRTASEVRSVLSKSGGSLGAPGSVSYMFHKKGLISYGLDKYSENEIMELALEAGAEDIYSEGPQIEVITSAENFEAISSILRTKFEEDIAEIVLIPENKLSLNKEHMDRVLAIIEKLEDFDDVQEVVHNLEIVDEID; from the coding sequence ATGTCTGGTCATAGTAAGTGGTCAACTATAAAGAGAAAAAAAGGTTCTCTTGATGCTAAGAGAAATAAGATTTTTACTAAACTAATTCGTGAAATAAGCATTGCTGTTAAGATGGGAGGAGGTGATATTGAATCTAATTCTAGATTACGACTTGCTGTTAATAAAGCCAGAGTTGCTAATATGCCTAAGGATAATATTGAAAAGGCAATAAAGAAGGGCATTGGGGATCATACAGGTGCTGAATATTTTGAACTTACTTATGAGGCTTATGCGCCCTATGGTGTAGCTTTAATAATTAAGTGCTTAACTGATAATAAAAATAGAACGGCAAGTGAGGTACGGAGTGTTCTCTCAAAGAGCGGTGGTTCTCTTGGTGCTCCAGGTTCTGTATCTTATATGTTTCATAAAAAAGGATTAATTTCTTATGGTTTAGATAAATATTCTGAAAATGAAATAATGGAGCTTGCATTAGAAGCTGGTGCAGAAGATATTTATAGTGAAGGGCCTCAGATAGAAGTAATAACAAGTGCTGAAAATTTTGAAGCTATTTCATCTATTTTGAGAACTAAGTTTGAGGAAGATATAGCAGAAATTGTTCTTATTCCTGAAAACAAGCTTTCTTTAAATAAAGAACATATGGATAGAGTTCTTGCTATTATTGAAAAATTAGAAGATTTTGATGATGTTCAAGAAGTTGTGCATAATTTAGAAATTGTTGATGAGATTGATTAG
- a CDS encoding diphosphate--fructose-6-phosphate 1-phosphotransferase, producing MMSVFQKERYKYIPKLPKILKNDFQNISVVFGEKTEALEDRDALREIFKNTYGFPVVNFIQGSSNVDFTRVLNVGVILSGGPAPGGHNVVAGIFDAIKKSNPNSKIFGFKGGPSGLLEDKKIEITQDLIDSYRNTGGFDIVSSGRTKIETDTQYKQALSVVLKNNLNALIVIGGDDSNTNAALLAEFFKKKRHDIQVIGIPKTIDADLRNAHIQISFGFDSATKTYSEMIGNLCRDAMSTRKYWHFVKLMGRSASHVALECALKTRPNICIISEEILAKKKTLSALVRDITSVVVKRSLKGYDFGVIIVPEGVIEFIPEIKSLMIELCSIFDSNESEFKGLDVEDVRKIFISKLSGYMREVYVSLPLFIQVELVNSVLERDPHGNFNVSRVPTEKLFMEMVNVRLEELRKIGEYSGKFVPINHFFGYEGRSVAPSNFDSDYCYSLGYNAAILVLNGLTGYMSSIKNLNKNATEWLAGGVPLTMMMNMEERYGVAKPVIKKALVDLKGAPFNEFVKNREEWAVNNLYVFPGPIQYFGISELVDEITLTLKLELEN from the coding sequence ATGATGTCAGTTTTTCAAAAAGAAAGATATAAATATATTCCAAAACTGCCGAAAATTTTGAAAAATGATTTTCAAAATATTAGTGTGGTTTTTGGTGAAAAAACAGAAGCCCTTGAGGATAGAGATGCTTTAAGAGAAATTTTTAAAAATACTTATGGGTTTCCAGTTGTAAATTTTATCCAAGGTTCTTCAAATGTGGATTTTACAAGGGTTTTAAATGTAGGAGTGATTCTCTCTGGTGGACCTGCTCCTGGAGGGCATAATGTTGTTGCTGGCATTTTTGATGCGATAAAAAAATCTAATCCGAATTCAAAAATTTTTGGGTTCAAAGGTGGACCTTCAGGTTTATTAGAGGATAAAAAAATTGAGATTACACAAGATTTAATAGATTCTTATAGAAATACAGGGGGGTTTGATATTGTATCTTCTGGTCGAACTAAAATAGAGACCGATACTCAATATAAACAGGCTTTGTCAGTTGTTCTTAAAAATAATCTTAATGCTCTTATTGTTATTGGTGGAGATGATTCAAATACCAATGCGGCTTTATTGGCAGAGTTTTTTAAGAAAAAACGTCATGATATTCAAGTTATTGGTATTCCAAAAACAATTGATGCTGATTTGAGAAATGCACATATTCAGATTTCGTTTGGATTTGATTCTGCTACTAAGACTTATTCTGAAATGATAGGCAATTTATGTCGTGATGCTATGTCAACTAGGAAATATTGGCATTTTGTGAAGCTTATGGGAAGAAGTGCATCTCATGTTGCTCTTGAGTGTGCATTAAAGACACGTCCTAATATCTGCATTATATCTGAAGAAATTTTAGCAAAGAAGAAAACTTTATCGGCGCTTGTAAGAGACATAACTTCTGTTGTAGTCAAACGTTCTTTGAAAGGATATGATTTTGGAGTTATTATAGTACCTGAAGGTGTTATTGAATTCATTCCCGAAATTAAATCTTTGATGATTGAGTTGTGCAGCATATTTGACAGTAATGAAAGTGAGTTTAAGGGATTAGATGTTGAGGATGTACGAAAAATTTTTATCTCTAAGCTTAGTGGTTATATGAGGGAAGTATATGTATCTTTGCCTTTATTTATTCAAGTTGAACTTGTAAATTCTGTTTTAGAGAGAGATCCCCATGGTAACTTTAATGTGTCAAGAGTTCCTACTGAGAAACTATTTATGGAAATGGTTAATGTTAGATTAGAAGAGTTGAGAAAGATAGGTGAATATAGTGGTAAATTTGTTCCTATTAATCATTTTTTTGGCTATGAGGGTAGAAGTGTTGCTCCTTCCAATTTTGATAGTGATTATTGTTATAGTTTGGGATATAATGCTGCAATCCTTGTTTTAAATGGCTTAACAGGTTATATGTCTAGTATTAAAAACTTAAATAAAAATGCTACTGAATGGCTTGCAGGTGGAGTACCTTTAACAATGATGATGAATATGGAAGAGAGATATGGTGTTGCTAAACCAGTTATTAAGAAGGCCCTTGTTGATTTGAAAGGAGCACCTTTTAATGAGTTTGTGAAAAATCGTGAAGAATGGGCTGTGAATAATTTATATGTTTTCCCAGGACCTATTCAATATTTTGGTATTTCTGAGCTTGTTGATGAAATTACTTTAACATTGAAATTAGAATTGGAAAATTAA
- the ruvA gene encoding Holliday junction branch migration protein RuvA, protein MINKICGKIIEKRESSIVIVALPFEFEILVSSFCNAELGLLEDVEILTYLHLREDEIRLFGFLNVSEREVFEKLISVDGIGPKAALRILSGIKYNEFRDAVEREDVKLISNVKGIGNKMAGKIFLKLRGKLIKVNNEASSGVLKFKELEQSIVNMGFDRKLVSAAMKEIMLIDEFLMLREVDQEQFLFREILRKLSG, encoded by the coding sequence ATGATCAATAAAATTTGTGGTAAAATTATAGAGAAACGAGAGTCTAGTATTGTCATTGTAGCACTTCCTTTTGAGTTTGAAATTTTAGTTAGTTCTTTTTGTAATGCAGAATTAGGGTTGCTAGAAGATGTTGAAATATTAACTTATCTTCATCTTAGAGAGGATGAAATTAGACTTTTTGGTTTTTTAAATGTATCAGAAAGAGAAGTTTTTGAAAAACTTATTAGTGTTGATGGAATAGGTCCAAAAGCGGCTTTAAGGATATTATCTGGAATAAAATATAATGAATTTAGAGATGCAGTTGAAAGGGAGGATGTTAAGCTTATTTCTAATGTCAAGGGTATTGGAAATAAAATGGCGGGTAAAATCTTTTTAAAACTTAGGGGAAAACTTATCAAAGTTAATAATGAGGCAAGTTCAGGTGTATTGAAATTTAAGGAGCTTGAGCAATCAATTGTTAATATGGGTTTTGATAGAAAATTGGTTTCAGCTGCTATGAAGGAAATTATGCTTATTGATGAATTTTTAATGTTGAGAGAAGTTGATCAAGAACAATTTTTGTTTAGAGAAATTTTAAGAAAGCTTTCAGGTTAG
- the ruvC gene encoding crossover junction endodeoxyribonuclease RuvC yields the protein MRILGIDPGLANVEWGILDRKDSKYMYVQDGTVITHPLMSLKDRLKLISDEIILIIDNFKPDVASIENIYFAKNKKTAMSVSEARGAIILTFALKNLDFYEYTPIQVKNSISGFGRIAKVQVKYVIRILLGMKSDFIFTSDHSSDALALAICHGNYHIL from the coding sequence ATGAGAATATTAGGTATCGATCCTGGGCTTGCAAATGTTGAATGGGGAATTTTAGATAGGAAAGATAGTAAGTACATGTATGTTCAAGATGGAACTGTCATAACTCATCCTTTGATGTCTTTGAAAGATAGGTTAAAATTAATTTCTGATGAAATTATTCTTATTATTGATAATTTTAAACCTGATGTTGCAAGCATTGAAAATATTTATTTTGCTAAGAATAAAAAAACAGCTATGAGTGTGTCTGAAGCACGAGGAGCTATTATTTTAACTTTTGCTTTGAAAAATTTAGATTTTTATGAGTATACTCCAATACAGGTCAAGAATTCAATTTCTGGGTTTGGTAGAATTGCAAAAGTACAAGTAAAATATGTCATTCGTATTTTACTTGGAATGAAATCCGATTTTATTTTTACTAGTGATCATAGTAGTGATGCATTAGCGCTTGCAATTTGTCATGGTAATTATCATATTTTGTGA
- a CDS encoding YitT family protein, whose product MKKKRNKWTRTKQKIKFIILKILRKQLKNILKDPKLILISTLQITTGSLLMAISTNILYIPHGLLSGGIAGIALMLHYLLNFNLGLTIFILNIPLFIIGIKFLNITFVIQSWIAMALYSLIVNYSQFLQYKMQINDMILVSILAGLISGLGLGLIFRAKGSSGGTDIVSMIIKEKYSISIGTTNFLFNLAILLIAAVFFNIEIALYTLIASFVTAIMTDKTSTGFGNQKAILIISDKGKEISYLLTNKLKVAATLLDGKGAWAGNDKTIVFIVVPTMRMSRIKYISQKVDPNCFITVLNTNEITGGKKIIESPIINKYDTTT is encoded by the coding sequence ATGAAAAAAAAAAGGAATAAATGGACTAGAACAAAACAAAAGATTAAGTTCATTATATTAAAAATACTGAGAAAACAGCTAAAGAATATTCTCAAAGATCCAAAATTAATACTGATTAGCACATTGCAAATAACAACTGGTTCACTTTTAATGGCAATATCCACAAACATTCTATACATACCACACGGACTTTTAAGTGGTGGCATTGCAGGAATTGCACTTATGCTGCATTACCTCTTAAACTTTAATCTAGGACTTACAATCTTCATATTAAACATTCCTTTATTCATTATTGGAATCAAGTTCTTAAATATAACATTTGTAATTCAAAGCTGGATCGCAATGGCTTTATATTCACTCATAGTCAATTATTCACAATTTTTACAATACAAAATGCAAATAAATGATATGATACTTGTATCAATTTTAGCAGGTCTAATATCAGGTCTTGGACTTGGTCTAATCTTTAGAGCAAAGGGATCATCAGGTGGTACAGACATTGTCTCCATGATAATTAAAGAAAAATATTCAATTAGCATTGGAACTACAAATTTCCTCTTTAACCTTGCAATATTACTAATTGCAGCTGTATTTTTCAATATTGAAATTGCCCTTTACACCTTAATTGCTTCATTTGTAACAGCTATAATGACGGATAAGACAAGTACAGGATTTGGTAATCAAAAAGCAATACTTATTATCTCAGATAAAGGAAAAGAAATATCTTATTTGCTTACCAATAAATTAAAAGTAGCAGCTACATTACTTGATGGAAAAGGTGCTTGGGCTGGAAACGATAAAACTATAGTTTTCATAGTAGTTCCTACAATGCGTATGTCCAGAATTAAATATATTTCTCAAAAAGTTGACCCTAACTGCTTTATTACAGTACTCAACACAAATGAAATAACTGGAGGAAAAAAAATTATTGAATCACCAATTATAAATAAATACGATACTACAACTTAA
- a CDS encoding BB0027 family outer member beta-barrel protein, producing MKKNFLVGLILLFLLHANVNKIEAYSIDRNGNSIIEVDLSLGIPLFYHSLSKVFSSNLYPGGIGALKYKYHILSSLAIGFEIRYMFNFDINHSFNLLNPDSGIGKTFSTVPITFLIAYVFDIGEMFQIPIFSNIGFSLSSYGDKSDNISNLRTFDAMPIMSIGSGILWNFNYQWALGITTAWWTMFEFGNMAKTGHFLIISLSVIVNINKL from the coding sequence ATGAAAAAGAATTTTTTAGTTGGTCTCATCTTACTATTCTTATTGCATGCAAATGTGAACAAAATTGAAGCATATTCAATTGATAGAAACGGAAATTCTATTATAGAAGTAGATTTAAGCTTAGGAATTCCCCTTTTTTACCATAGTTTATCAAAAGTCTTTTCTTCAAATCTGTACCCAGGAGGAATTGGGGCACTTAAATATAAATATCACATCCTAAGCAGCTTAGCTATAGGGTTTGAGATTAGATACATGTTCAATTTTGATATCAATCATTCATTTAACCTATTAAATCCTGATTCGGGCATAGGTAAGACATTTAGTACAGTGCCTATCACATTCTTAATAGCCTATGTTTTTGACATAGGTGAAATGTTTCAGATACCCATATTTTCAAATATAGGATTTTCTTTAAGCTCCTACGGAGATAAAAGTGATAATATCTCAAATTTAAGGACTTTTGATGCAATGCCTATAATGTCTATTGGCTCTGGAATCTTATGGAATTTCAACTACCAATGGGCTTTAGGAATTACAACTGCATGGTGGACAATGTTTGAATTTGGAAATATGGCTAAAACCGGACATTTTTTAATAATATCACTCTCGGTAATAGTGAATATCAATAAATTGTAG
- the ruvB gene encoding Holliday junction branch migration DNA helicase RuvB, which yields MDFGGGARVLSSDKNFLYDRNESELRPKSLKDFVKQSHIKENLNIFIKASRDRNEALDHVFLSGPPGLGKTTLASIIAFEMNTTIKMTSAPVLDKPKDIVGILTTLDDKSILFIDEIHRLKPVIEEMLYVAMEDYKIDWIIGQGPAARTVRMPIPKFTLIGATTKPGKVASPLYARFGILFRFDLYNEDELVKIIQRNSIILNIELENKAAWLLAKSSRGTPRIANRLLRRMRDFAQVGGYDLITESIVSSGLEMLKIDHKGLDEQDRNILRSLILKFKGGPVGVETLAISVGETADSLEDFYEPYLILKGLIERTSRGRKATDFAYFHLNLNKNNHDDLNNGENGY from the coding sequence ATGGATTTTGGAGGGGGAGCTAGGGTTTTAAGTTCTGACAAGAATTTTTTGTATGATAGAAATGAGAGTGAACTTAGGCCAAAATCCCTTAAAGATTTTGTGAAACAATCTCATATTAAAGAAAATTTGAATATTTTTATAAAGGCATCTAGAGATAGAAATGAAGCGCTTGATCATGTTTTTTTAAGTGGTCCTCCAGGGCTTGGGAAAACTACTCTGGCTAGTATTATTGCTTTTGAAATGAATACTACAATTAAGATGACTTCAGCTCCAGTTCTTGATAAGCCAAAAGATATTGTTGGTATTTTAACGACGCTTGATGATAAGAGTATTTTATTTATTGATGAGATACATAGGCTTAAACCCGTAATAGAAGAGATGCTTTATGTTGCAATGGAAGATTATAAGATAGACTGGATAATTGGACAAGGTCCTGCTGCAAGGACTGTAAGGATGCCAATTCCTAAGTTTACTTTAATTGGTGCTACTACAAAGCCGGGGAAAGTGGCGTCACCGCTTTATGCGAGATTTGGAATTTTATTTAGATTTGATCTTTATAATGAAGATGAACTTGTGAAAATAATACAGAGAAATTCGATTATTTTAAATATTGAATTGGAAAATAAAGCTGCCTGGCTTCTTGCAAAAAGTTCAAGAGGAACGCCTCGTATAGCAAATAGGCTTTTAAGACGGATGAGAGATTTTGCACAAGTTGGTGGTTATGATTTGATTACAGAGAGTATTGTGAGTTCTGGACTTGAAATGTTAAAAATTGATCATAAAGGACTTGATGAACAAGATAGAAATATTTTAAGGAGTTTAATACTGAAATTTAAAGGTGGACCTGTTGGTGTTGAAACTTTAGCAATTTCTGTTGGCGAGACAGCAGATTCTCTTGAGGATTTTTACGAACCCTATCTTATTTTAAAGGGTCTGATTGAGAGGACTAGCAGAGGACGCAAGGCTACTGATTTTGCATATTTTCATCTAAATTTGAATAAAAATAATCATGATGACTTAAATAATGGAGAAAATGGATACTAA